In the genome of Ovis canadensis isolate MfBH-ARS-UI-01 breed Bighorn chromosome 21, ARS-UI_OviCan_v2, whole genome shotgun sequence, the window gagatcccatggggaactctttgtgatcccacaaggctcctctgtccatggatttctccaggcaagaatgctggagtgggttgccatttcctcctgcaagggatcttccccacccagggactgagcctgtgtcttctgcattgcagccagattctttccaCTTAGCTACCAGGGACACCCTGTTTGATAGCACAATAGAAGGTAAAGCATGGGTTGGCAAACATTTTTTGTAAATGGCCAGACagtaaatgttttaggctttgtgggcatTCAGCTTTAACGTGGAAGATGTCATAGACAAAATGTCAGTGAATGAGATGGTggctatgtttcaataaaacataatttatggaccctgaaatttgaatttcagaatttCCACGTATCATGAAATATTCTATTTATGTCTCCCCAAGCTTTAAAAAGAGTATGAAGACCATTCTTTGCCCACTGAGCAGGAAAACTAGAATAGGGTTGGATTTGACCTGCAGGCTAGTTTGCCTACCTGGTCATTCCCTGCACCTTGTGTATTTCGTTGTTGCTGTTTCCCAAAACACTTATCACTCTTTAATAGActagataatttatttttaaaatatatttactgtttGTGATCCACACCCCTCTTTTCCCTCTCAGCCTCCAAGAAttcaagctccaggagctgcaaGTTATTTTATTCATTGATGTATCCCAGGCTCCTAGATAAAATGCCTGGGACACGGTAACAGATTATTAAACAGTTGTTGAATGTATtaatcaattctaaaagaaatcatctgactattcatgggaaggactgacggTGAACATGAAAAccccgatactttggccacctgatgcgaagaaaagacactgatgctgggaaagtctgagGGCAAGaaaaggggagggcagaggatgaaatggttggagagcatcactgactcaatggacatgagtttacgcaaactccgggagatagggaaagacagaggagcctggcagttcacgggagtcacaaacagtcgacACGACTTAGACGTCTGAACAATAACAACTCGTATAATTAGCAACCTAACATACAAAACAAACCTATAAACCTTCTTCCGTGGACCCCCAACCCTAGGAAAGTCCACAACTTGCGGGGGTCCTGGTGCCCACTTTTCGAAATCCGCCCCTCAATCCCCCAGCCGAGCACACGCAGCTCACTCCCCATGACGCAGCCTTGACGCCACTAGGAGACGCCCAAGCGGCCGCCCGCTAGGCACAAACACCAATCCCACGTGACCGGCGTCGCACCCGGTGAGCGTCACGTGACTGACTCAGTTTTCCTCCAATCGTTGCACACGTTGTGGGGATTCCATCCAGGACCTGACCTGAGCCTTAAAACACCCTATGCCCCCGCCAGCCAAACTGGCCGGCTCCGTCAGCAAGCTGGGCGGCGGTGTCTCTTAAGAACCTACTCGTAAAGCCGCTTCGGGGAAGACGGGGCCTACAACGTGCTCAGTCCCGGAAGTGACGGCTCCCAGAGGGGCCGGAAGTGGCAGTGGAGGGAGGGAAGATGGCGGAGGTGGTGAGTCCGGTGCCTGGGGCGGGGCGGAGGGAGCCAGGGGAGGTGGGTAGAGCCCGAGGCCCCCCAGTAGCCGACCCTGGCGCCGCGCTGTCTCCCCAGGGGGAGATAATCGAGGGCTGCCGCCTGCCTGTGCTGCGGCGGAACCAGGACAACGAAGATGAGTGGCGTGAGTGACGTCGGGGGGCGGGGCTAAGGAACCTGAgggcgaggggcggggggagagTCAACCGAACcccggggagggggtggggcctcTAGAATCCTGGAGCGGGCGGGGCGCAGATACTCAGGAGGGGCGTGGCTTTTAGCCTTTAGAGCTGGTCAGGGCAGGGCTTGAAGAGGGGATGGCACTTGGTGACTGACCGGGGCTTTTGAGAGCGGTTCCAAGTGCTGGGGCTTTAGGGTTCGGGCCTGGTGGTGGAGTTCAGATCGTAGGAGGGTGGAGCTTCATGGCCTGGCCAGTCTAAGGCCCTTGCCTTTGCTGTTCCCACAGCACTCGCTGAGATTCTGAGCGTGAAGGACATCAGTGGCCGGAAGCTTTTCTACGTCCATTACATTGATTGTGAGTTCTGGGCCGGGATGAGGTGGGGCTGGAGGGTTGGGGGGCAGCCTCTGGCACTCCTTCCTGAGCCATACCCACTGCTGCAGTCAACAAACGCCTGGATGAATGGGTGACCCACGAGCGGCTGGACCTGAAGAAGATCCAGTTCCCCAAGAAAGAGGCCAAGACCCCCACTAAGAACGGACTTCCTGGGTCCCGACCCGGCTCTCCAGAGAGAGAGGTGGTGAGTAGGTCCCCTGCTTCACCTCTTCTCTCCTGCCTACTTTTAAAATCTCTTGGCCTCAGTGGCTCCCAGATGGGCGAGAGGCTGTGCCCTCCCACCCTGGCTTCAGCTTGTAAAGGATGGGGCCCAGACTGCAGATGTAGCTTCCAGAGTCCAGTGACTGTACCTGTGTCCTTGagagggcagagggtggggtTTGATCACTCCATGCCGAGGGGGCCCTActccccttccccatcccaccaccATCCCAGCCCCAGAGGAAGACCCTGGACCTATCTCTACAGCCGGCCTCCGCCCAGGCCAGCGGGAAGACTTTGCCAATCCCGGTTCAGATCACACTCCGCTTCAACCTGCCCAAGGAGCGGGAGGCCATTCCCGGTGGCGAGCCCGACCAGCCgctctcctccagctcctgcctgCAGCCCAACCACCGCTCAACGGTACCCTCAGCAATTCCAGGGACCTTGCTTTCCTCTCAGGTCCCACCTTCTCTACCTTCTGACCCACCTGTCCTGGTTTCTCTCTGCAGAAACGGAAGGTGGAGGTGGTTTCACCAGCAACTCCAGTGCCCAGCGAGACAGCCCCGGCCTCAGTTTTCCCCCAGGTGAGTCCCCCAAGCCATCTCTTCTGCCCTCCTACCCTCTGATAGCCCCTTTGGGCTCACCTCACAGCCACTCTTTCTGTCCCTCCACTATCATTTGCAGAATGGATCAGCCCGGAGGGCAGTGGCAGCTCAGCCCGGGCGGAAGCGGAAATCAAATTGTTTGGGCACTGATGAGGTAggtctggggaggagggaagggtgaAATGAAGGGGACATAAGGAGGGCACGGGGTTTAGTGActactttaaaaatgaacaaggGGTACTGGGCAGAAAGGGTGTTGGAATTAGGGGTGAGGCGGAACTGATTCAGATCCTGCACTAGGTGATCTTTTTCACCTTCCAGGTGAAAATCATCCAAGTCTTGGTTTCTTCAGTTGGCAAGTGGGGATTGCAGTACCTCCCCTAGGAGGGTCGCTGTTAGGAAACCTGTGGAAGGGCTGTGAGCTGTGGAGTGTGCTGCTTGCGTTGTCTTCTGTAACCTGGTATCTTTCACGGGCCCTGGGCAGGACTCCCAGGACAGCTCAGATGGAATCCCGTCCGCTCCTCGCATGACTGGGAGCCTGGTATCTGACCGGAGCCACGACGACATCGTCACCCGGATGAAGAACATCGAGTGCATCGAGCTGGGCCGGCACCGCCTCAAGCCCTGGTACTTCTCCCCGTACCCTCAGGAGCTCACCGCGCTGCCCGTCCTCTACCTCTGCGAGTTCTGCCTCAAGTATGGCCGAAGCCTCAAGTGTCTGCAGCGTCACTTGGTATGGGGAGTCCCAGGGGCCACCCTCCTAGCAGCACCCCCTCACCTCCGCCCCTGTGCCTGATCCTCCTCTCTTCCTCAGACCAAGTGTGACCTGCGACATCCTCCTGGCAATGAGATCTACCGCAAGGGCACCATCTCCTTCTTTGAGATCGACGGACGTAAGAACAAGGTCAGGGGCTGAAGGGCAGCGGGAAGGCTTTGGTGCCGGGAGTCTGGGGGAGTTGAGTGAGTAGCTTCTTCCAGCTCCGGAAGACACTGACAGTTACAGGGGACAGATCTCTTCACCGCATTTACTGCATTCTTGCTGTAGGCCGGGTGCTGGTAGATACAGAGTGACCAGGAATTTGACAAAATCTCTGTTCTCTGAGAGCTCACAGGGGAAGACAAACAGGCCAGTAGCAGTTTGGATCCCAGTGTGATATGTTTCATGAGAAAAGTGGGCTGTCAGGATCCCAGGGTGATCAGCAAGGCTTCAAAGAGGAGGTAACCTCTGAACCTTGACACAAGGGTAGGGTGGGTACAGGAATCCCCAGCAGCGGGTTCTGAAGGGCAGGAGTGGACGTACTGGCAGAGCCCAGAGATCCTGCAGGTTCAGTTCTAGACCACTGTGACAAGGTGAGCGTTGAAATAAAGCAGTCACGAGAGTTTTTCCGGTTTCCCAAACtctataaaagttatatttatgttGTGCTAGTCTATTAAGGGTGCAATAACAGTATCTCAAAAAAATTACAGTGGTAACATCAAAAACCACTGATTACtgtaacaaatacaataataatgaatAGGTTTGGAATATTATTGCAAGAATTATGAAAAGGTGACGAGATGTGacatgagcaaatgctgttgggaaaatggcactGATAAACTTaaggcagggttgccacaaacctttgtttaaaaaaaaagcaatctctGTGAAAGCTAATAAAATGAGGTGTGCCTGTGCAGACAGTGAGCATCAAAGAGCTGTCCTTCCAGCTGGAGCGCAGACAGGATGAAGGAAGGCTCTGTTACAAGGAGAGAGTTCAGGTGGTGGGACTGAGGTCAGCTGGGAAGTGGGGACATTACAGGTCTGGGGCTTCACACCTGCCTTATTCTGGCtgtgaggaggaagaagggaataGCCTGCAAGGACCTTTAAGAGTGAAAGGCCTCCATCCCTGGgccctggagggtggggagggaaggacaaTCACTGACTGGCAGGAGAGCACTCTGGCTTGAGTGCTGGGGGAGCTTAGGAGAAAGATGCTGGTTTAACCACCGTTAACTGTGTTAGGTGCAGGCTTTGGTATCCAAGTGGCcatgcctcctgctgctgctgctaagtcttcagtcatgtccaactctgtgtgaccccatagacggcaacctaccaggctctcccgtccctgggattctccaggcaagaacactggagtgggttgccatttccttctccaatgcataaaagtgaaagtgaagtcgctcagtcgtgcccgactctcagcaaccccatggactgcagcccaccagggtcctctgtccatgggattttccaggcaagagtactagagtggggtgccattgccttctctgagcctaGCAGGTGCTTAAAAAGCCTCTGGTGATATGCAGGAGAGTTGTGAGCATGGAGTATAGTTGCAAGATGAATTTTACTGGGGCAGCCCTTGAGAGACCCCAGACTTCTTCACCCGTGTTGTAGACGAGCAGATGTGTTTTCAGGACATGTGACTGGGCAAGAGAGTACTGTGGCTTTTTGACAGCTGGACTCCTGAGACTGTCACACAGGCAGAGCTTTTCTCATAAGCCTTGGTCAGTCTTCCTGGGGGGCACTCATCAGTTTGTTGACTGGTAACTGTGGCAGAGGGCAGTGGAAGCCTTCCAGGCCAGTTAGGTGGCGGTACGGGGAGTAGGGGCAAACCTGCCCAGCTCACCTGGAGGTTGGTGCTTGAATACCATCACAGCTGGAACAGGGACTCCTGAATGCTAAGAAGGGCCCGTGCCTCGGGACAGCCTGGCCCATGGATGGGTTCAGGCCCCAGGGAGGAATGCTTAACCCTTTCAGCCTGGGGGAAAAAGAAGCTCCAAGCTGACCCCAGCCTGACGGCCACACTCCAAGAGAGCCACCGGGGTGGTGACAGACCTTGTCTTTCGCAGAGTTACTCCcaaaacctgtgtcttctggctAAGTGTTTCCTCGACCACAAGACGCTGTACTATGACACAGACCCTTTCCTCTTCTACGTCATGACAGAGTATGACTGCAAGGGCTTCCATATAGTGGGCTACTTCTCCAAGGTGAGCACTCCTGCAGGTGGTCCTTCagtcctgccctgagctgggtcccTCCCCTCACACTCACTCCAGCCCGGCTTTTCCAGGAAAAGGAGTCCACGGAAGACTACAACGTGGCCTGCATCCTGACCCTGCCCCCCTACCAGCGCCGGGGCTACGGAAAGCTGCTGATCGAGTTCAGTGAGTACTTGCGCTGCTGCCCGGGGGCCGGGGGCCAGGGTGGGAGCAGGCAGGCCCAGGCCCCTGGGCTGTACACACAGACGGATGGGGCTGCTGTGTTCCCAGCCCTGGCCTTGCAGTCCGGTCACCGGGGGAACTGGCCAGGAATAAAGGTGGGCCCCTCCCAAGGTTCTCTCCGTTCTGCGGTGACTCCCCTGTTCGTCTGCACTAGGCTCTCAGTCCCTCGTAGTTCCTTGGCCATGGTGCTGAGCACCACTCAGCTGTTCCCAAATCTGACTCATCAGCCCCTGCCCAGGGCCATGGGCAGAAGCTGAGTGAGCCACTCTTGATCAGCTGTCTGGGCCTGTGCAGTTGTACACGTTCCTGGGCAAGGACCTGTGGCTCATTTCTCCACTTGTCGCCTGAGCCTTGCAGACAGTGGATGTCACGTCAACATGACTCACAGGGGACCTGGCCTCTGCCCTTTGTCAAATGTGAACTCTGCATTGGCCTCCAAGGCCCCTTTCgctgcccagcctcctcccctcatTCTGTTCACCTCACTGTTCACTGCACCCTTGGGATAACCAAGCTCTGACCTGGGAGATGAGGAGGGAGCCTTGGCTCCCTGATGAAGACGTGGAAGCCTGACTTGATCACAGGTCACCTTGAGAAGTTTTATTGGTAGAAAGATGCCAAGATGGGGTCACATCTTCAGGAAGCCCTCTGTCTGGCAGGGCAGGAGGATGCTTAGGAAACTCAGCTTAAGCCTTAGAGCTCAGACCCAGTGGAGatgggatgtgtgcggggccaCCAAGGAGACGTGCTCACTGTGCCTGGCAGGAGCAGACAGGATACCAGAAGCACCAGTTCAGGCAgctcctgggggcagggggtaTTCACTGGGAGGGGCCAGGAGTCCCTGCCACTAAGGAGGCAAGCGTGGCCTCCAGTTGATTGGTCAGGACTCTGCACGCACACCTGCCCAGCAAAGCTGAGTGAGAACTCCAGTGTGCCCCTTCTCTCTTCCCTGCTTCCTGCCTCCAAAGCAGAGGCCTCTCTGTCCTCCCCACCAGGCTTTTTGGTGGAAGTCACAGGAGGTTGGGCAAGAGGGTCAGACTGGCTAATAAAGACGTATCAAGGGGAAAGCAGAAAGGCTACGCTCCAACACAAGGCTCGTGATGACTGAGGGTGAAGAAGGGCTTCTAGAAATAGTGGAGACATCTCAGGGCCCTGATGGGAAAAATGACTCTGTCCAACAGATGTGAAACTGCTCAGGGTTTTGCAGGGCTTGAGGGTCTCACCAGGAACTGCCTGCTCAGTGGTCACCCGCGTAGGAGGGCAGAGCAGTAGAATTGGGAGGGAGAGCGCCCTGGCAAAGGCAGTTACTGCTGAGGAATGGCCTCCTCTGACTGGGAAGTGCTTTGGCATCACTCCCCTTAATTCCTCCCAGCCACCCAGCCTGGTCTTAGAGCCGCTGATGGTTCTCTGTTCACAGCTGGGGGACTGTTATGACTGAGAATCTGAGCATCCTCAGGCCTGGACCAGAGGTGGGGCCTGGCCCACTTTTCTCCTCACATACCCAGTGTGGTAGGACCGAGGAAAACTGGAGGCACTTTCTTTCCACAAGCCATTCTCTGCACTTCCCCGTCCCACCTGTAAGCCCTTGCTGGCTCCTGGTTGACTGTAGCTTCAGCACACAGCTGAAGAGTAGGCGTGCTAGTCCTTTAGAGCAAACTAAGGCACTGAACAGACAAGCCACATACCCAGACCACAGAACCACCACGTGGCAGGCCCAAGACGGGGCCATGCAGTCTGCCCGATCGCCTGCGTTCTTAAGACACTAGTGGCATAATACTGTGATCGTTTATCCACCTCCTCCTGCTCCATTGCTTTAGGCTATGAACTCTCCAAAGTGGAAGGGAAAACGGGGACCCCTGAGAAGCCCCTCTCGGACCTTGGCCTCCTGTCCTACCGAAGCTACTGGTCCCAGACCATCCTGGAGATCTTGATGGGGTTGAAGTCAGAGAGCGGGGAGAGGCCACAGATCACCATCAAGTGAGCCTGGCCCTGCCTACCCCGGGGTGCATGGCATGACCTTCTGTTCCCGGGCTTTCTCAATCCTTGGGCTACTGGGGCCTGGGCAGAGATGGAGGCCCCCAGGGGACCTGATCTTTGCCCTCCCACAGTGAGATCAGTGAAATCACCAGCATCAAGAAGGAGGATGTCATATCCACTCTACAGTACCTCAACCTCATCAACTACTACAAGgtagggaggcaggcagggggagACAGGTGTGTGCAGGGATCCCGAGTACAGGCCCGCCTGAGCTGACCTGCCTGGCCCCATCTCCTGTCCAGGGCCAGTATATCCTCACCCTGTCGGAGGACATCGTGGATGGGCACGAACGGGCTATGCTCAAACGGCTTCTTCGGATCGACTCCAAGTGTCTGCACTTCACTCCCAAGGACTGGAGCAAGAGGGGAAAGTGGTGACCGGACGCTGCCCGGGGAATGCCGGCAAAGGCAGCAGAACTGAAGCTGGCAGCCATCTCGCCCCCAGCAGGGTCTCCAAGAGGCACACCAAGGGAGACAGGGCTGAGGACCACTCCAAAAGGAGAGGACGGGCCTGGTCAAGGCTAGCTGGTGCCCAGCACCAAGGCGAGCTCAGGGCTCATGGCAACTCCACGGTCAGCTGGCTGCAGGCCCAGGCCTGCTGTGAACCAGGGACCAGAGGGAGCCAGGCAGCTGTGTATATAGTaagaggggtgggtggggtgccTTGTACAGAGGACTGACGGCTGTACAAATTTCTTTTGTAAAGTAGGAGCTGGGGTGTGGTGGGTACTGGTTGCAAAATTATGGCCTCTTCTGCCCCATTGCCCCCTGGCAATAAATTGTTCCTAGAGGTCAGAGCTATGGAAGGttctgtgggagaaggggcaGTGTTGGCAAACTCACAGGTTCTGTGAAAAGCTCCTTTATTGGGTGAAGGACTCTGGCTTCACACTGGGGTGAGGGGTTCGGTGGCTTTCAATGTCAAGCTCTGGTTCTCAGTCTTCGGGTACCTGTGCGTGAATCTGCAACAGGAATCACCTCTACTATTGGATTTCTGCAGTATAGTGACTGGGTGGCCCAGATATTCAGAATCATAGCCCTTCTAGAAGGCCAGAGAAGAGTGCTGGGGAAGCCATGCTGTCCCTACCCAGTCTAATCCTCCAGTCAGACTGGGTCTCCATCTGCCCCATTGTTCGCCCCAGCCCCAAATTCACTCAGGCTGGggtggggccgggggtggggggcgggggggttcgGTGTTAGATAAAGCCTGGGAGGGAGAGGGCCCATCCATCTACTCACCGCTGCAGCGAGGCTGGGCCAGCTTAGGGCCCCACGCAGTTTGGCATCCGGACCAGGGATAGATTCCAGGCCCCACACGGTGAAGCTGCTGAAGCTGGCTGTGGCTCCCATAAAGCGGTCCTGGGGGCCGGGAAGGGGCCCTTGGCTCAGCATCCGGGCTGCGGTTCCCACCCGGGCTCCCTTCCAACCCTATCCCCCAGTGCTCACGCAGTCCCGCTCCAGCGCCTCGGGGGGTTCCTCCAGTTCCTGCTCTTCTCGCTCGTGGTCATCCTGCTTCACCACCAACACTTCTGCCTTCTCTTCTGTCATCACATATCCCACGAAGCCGGGCGGCACCACCACCTCCTCGCCACGTAGACTACGGCCCCTAAACGACGCTTCCAGTCCTGGAGAAGGCAGAAGCAGGGAGGGCCTCTGAGGGTCTGACCCAGGCCTAAGGGAGCAAGCCCGGTGGCGGTCCGCCCGCCGCCTCCGGTGGACCACGATCCCCAGGAGGCCTGGCGGCGTTCCTCGCGGAGGAGAGCGCGATGCCGGCGCGGGGGCCGCCGGGAGCCGTAGTCCGGCCGCGAGGGCTCACCGTCGGAACCCAGGCGGATGGCTGGGGTGAAGAAGCGCCCCACCGGCGTGGGCCGGTTAACCGGGACCTCGCAGGGCAGAAGGTGCAGCGAGGCGGGGGCGGGATCGCGCAGTGTATCAGGGCGCAGGTGGACGCGGCGTTTGTCGATGGTCTCCTCGTAGCTGTTCTCCATAGTCCGTCACTACTCTGCAGCTCGCAGGCTGAGGCCAAAGCTGGCGCGCAAAGCGCGCGGAGCCTGTCGGGGGCGGTCGGCGCAGAGCCTCGTGGGAAGCGTAGTTCTTCTCTGAGGCGCTTCTCCAAGCCTGCCTCCCGGCGTTCCAGTCCCAGGGTTTTTTCCTTGAATTCCTCGGCCCACCCTCCGCCCCCGAAATACATTCTTACTGTAAAAAATTAAAACGGTATCTAAGAGTACACTTTTAACATTGTTAAAAAGTACAAAGTGTTGTGCTTTGTTTGTGGTGTAACACACACCACAAAGAAGGGATATCAGCCCTTCTTCACATGTGAAGATATTTTATCCTAGTTTGTCTTCCAAACCTGTATATTGGTCATTTTTATTACAGagaagacttttatttattttgtagtcACATATTCAATgtatctgccttttcttttcagtCACAGTACTCTTTCCTTGTTCATTTCTTAAGgttagtcgcacagtcgtgtccgactctgcgataccaaggactgtggcccgccaggctcctctgtccatggaattctccagcaagagtactggagggggttgccatttccttctgcaggggatcttcccgccccagggatctaacccgagcctcctgcattgcaggcagattctttaccaactgagctactaacacttctCTAATGTTAATGTGTCCGGATACCCAACTTAGATTTTGACAAGTACTCTCATAAAACGAACTCCTACAAAACTGGTTATTAAGACTGAAATTGCGTTTAATTTATAgatttgagaaagagaaaaacatcctTAGATTTCCAAGATCTGGCTTTGGTGGTCTGTTGAACAGGAACAATTTCATAGAATATCTGAGGAGGTCACTCTGTGATGTGAGttatgaaaacaaaaggaagatcATTTCATACTCACCTGAACACtgacaaaaacacaaatattgtccaaaacacaaataatgagaattcTTCTATCTTGGATAATATAGTGACTGTTGCTACTTTACCAATTATAGCGTCAGCCTCCGTATAGATAATGTTTGTTAACATATCCCATCGTAGAAATACTCCCACTCTCTGAAGGCATCCAATCCAAAGAAAAGTCCCACTTCCTTAAACGCTCCCTCAAATTCCCTAAAACACAAGTTCAAATCCTAGAAATCCttcctgttgtttttcagttgctaagtcgtgtcccactctttgcaactgcatggactgcagcataccaggcttcccggtccttcagtatctcctggagtttgctcaaactcatgtcccttgagttggtgatgccattcaaccacctcatcctctgtcgcccacttctcttcctgccctcagtctttcccagcatcagggtctttttcagtgagtcagctctttacatcaggtagccaaagtattggatctgtCACGCGAGTGTGtgttcctcgattctttgtctcgtcacaacaaagatttggagtgacggacattaaagccccctcggcgtgtcacagctctcaggtcttggatagaccatgttatagctctcaggtctctaatggaccatgttatagctcttagacaaatcagtgttacagctctattttatttagaagatagcaggaaaatccatctttgaggcgtgagggcacgtGGATCTAAAGACatgaggagaagagcgccccagctcGCGGGAGAGAGCGAGCTAGCTTTGGCTTTtctgtttatatgtttatctctccctgggcctgtcctatgtaaattgggccagccgggagtgttgtttgttttacctgaggtcctcactccagtcctcagatcttcttttgtttcattttcgcgggcttttcccttccttgtcttgtagccaccgccattttggactccttttccctgttttaCCTACCTAACagatctccatagtggctatactagtttgcatgcccaccaacagtgtaagagggctcccttttctctgcaccctcttcagcatttattgtttgtagattttttgatagcagccattctgaccggctcgagatggtacctcattgtggttttgatttgcatttctctgattcttacatattaattttttaaacatatatctagaattttttaatttttcctaatagttttcttttctttcctgggtCTTCCAGAATTAATCATCTCACTTTCAAATAATGATCATGATCATTTTACTCCCTCATTACCTcacatgttttcttttctagcaCATCAACAgacatcttttcctttttcctgacaTTTTCATGGGAATTTCACCAATACTCATGAAGTTGCTTTTCAACTTGTTTATATATATCTTGTTAAAGCTGTActactaaggtttttttttttaatcagttgtttttttttttttaattgcagtagatgggctttacaatgttgggttagcttttgttgttgtttccatcactaagtcgtgtctgactctcatggactgtagcctgccaagctcctctgtccatggaatttcccaggcaagaatactgggttgccatttccttctccataagggTTTTTTAATTTGGAAGTAGATGTTTGATTTATCTTTACATTTTTGGTTCTGTTAAGTTTCCCATAGTCTGGATTTTAGTGATTGCTTTCTCATAGTGTTATGTTTATCTGCCCTTATTTCCTGTAAATTAGTAATTAGATCTAGAAGCTTCATCAGatttgggggcggggaggggctgaGGAAGACTGCTTCAAGGAAGGCAGTGTGTTTTTCCATCTGGAGGGACCTAATACCTCATGTTTCCCTTTTTCTGTCAAGTTAGCAGCCCTTGATGATCATTGCCCAGCTGTTTCAAGTCACTACGGGTTGCAAAACTGGTATTCTAAGTTcgcatttcttcttcatttacttttattcttgttgttcagtggctaagttgtgtccaactctttgagactgcatggactgcagcacaccaggtttccctctcCTTaacgaactcctggagtttgcccaaactcatcatgtccactgagtcggtgctgctgcccaaccatctcatcctctgttgcccccttctcctcctgccctcaatctttctcagcatcagggtcttttccagtggagtccgctcttcacatcaggtggccaaagaattggagcttcagcatcagtccttgcaatgaatattcagggttaatttcctttaggattgactggtttgatctccttgctgtccaaggaattctcaagagtcttctccagcaccagtttgaaagcatcaattctttggtgctcagccttcattacggcccaactatcacatccatacataactactggaaaaactatagctttgactatacagacttttgtcagcaaagtgatgtctctgctttttaatatgctgtctaggttggttatagcttttcttccaagg includes:
- the RNASEH2C gene encoding ribonuclease H2 subunit C, producing the protein MENSYEETIDKRRVHLRPDTLRDPAPASLHLLPCEVPVNRPTPVGRFFTPAIRLGSDGLEASFRGRSLRGEEVVVPPGFVGYVMTEEKAEVLVVKQDDHEREEQELEEPPEALERDCDRFMGATASFSSFTVWGLESIPGPDAKLRGALSWPSLAAAIHAQVPED